A genomic segment from Bradyrhizobium diazoefficiens USDA 110 encodes:
- a CDS encoding LLM class flavin-dependent oxidoreductase: MSIEFIGFISNNNSSETVVREGPVLNPTHIETVAKAHENAGFDRALLAFHSTTPDALQVAQHVLNTTSRLNVLIAQRPGFTAPTLLARQFAALDQFSRGRVALHVITGGNATELRQDGNTLDDKDERYARTSEFLDVLKLEWTSDKPFTYKGRYYQVENAFSQVKPYRPEGIRIYFGGASDAAIDVAGKHADTFALWGESYAQVRDVTSRVHNAAVRQGRPTPRFSLSVRPIIAPTEKQAWEKAEEILARATALQDKTGYRKPADGHATAGARRLLALADQGSRIDKRLWTEIAKLTGANSNTTALVGTPEQVAEVFGDYYDLGISHFLIRGFDPLIDAIEYGRELIPLTRELVAKRQVARGEAAE; the protein is encoded by the coding sequence ATGTCGATCGAGTTCATCGGCTTCATCAGCAACAACAATTCGTCCGAAACTGTCGTCCGAGAGGGGCCGGTCCTCAACCCCACCCACATCGAGACGGTGGCCAAGGCGCATGAGAATGCCGGCTTCGATCGTGCGCTGCTGGCGTTTCATTCGACGACGCCGGACGCGCTCCAGGTCGCCCAGCACGTGCTCAACACGACCAGCCGCCTCAACGTGCTGATCGCGCAGCGGCCCGGCTTCACCGCGCCGACGCTGCTGGCGCGGCAGTTCGCAGCGCTCGACCAGTTTTCCCGCGGCCGCGTCGCGCTTCACGTCATCACCGGCGGCAACGCCACCGAGCTCCGGCAGGACGGCAACACGCTCGACGACAAGGACGAGCGCTACGCCCGCACCTCCGAGTTCCTCGATGTCCTCAAGCTGGAATGGACTAGCGACAAGCCGTTCACCTACAAGGGCAGGTACTACCAGGTCGAGAATGCCTTCTCGCAGGTGAAGCCATATCGTCCCGAAGGCATCCGCATCTATTTCGGCGGCGCCTCGGACGCGGCGATCGATGTCGCCGGCAAGCATGCCGACACCTTCGCGCTGTGGGGCGAATCCTATGCGCAGGTGCGCGACGTCACGTCCCGCGTTCACAATGCCGCGGTCCGGCAGGGCCGGCCGACGCCGCGCTTCAGCCTCTCGGTGCGCCCGATCATTGCGCCCACGGAAAAGCAGGCCTGGGAGAAGGCCGAAGAAATCCTGGCGCGCGCCACTGCGCTTCAGGACAAGACCGGCTATCGTAAGCCCGCCGACGGCCACGCCACCGCCGGTGCGCGGCGCCTGCTCGCGCTCGCCGACCAGGGCAGCCGCATCGACAAGCGGCTCTGGACCGAGATCGCAAAGCTCACCGGCGCCAACAGCAACACCACGGCGCTGGTCGGCACGCCCGAGCAGGTCGCCGAAGTCTTCGGCGACTATTACGACCTCGGCATCAGCCATTTCTTGATCCGCGGCTTCGATCCGCTGATCGACGCCATCGAATATGGCCGCGAGCTGATCCCGCTGACGCGCGAGCTGGTTGCCAAGCGTCAGGTCGCCCGCGGCGAGGCGGCTGAATGA